A region from the Agrococcus sp. SL85 genome encodes:
- a CDS encoding cysteine desulfurase family protein, whose product MRLFDHAAATPLRVSVREALAAAEPLANPSSTHRAGQRARAVLEDARERIAAALGAHPTEVVLTSGGTESANLALKGAWWASGPVGARGALVVPVGEHHATLDAVEWLEREGAEVRRIGVDARAVTDAAALAAALPGAAVATMLWASNELGSLQPVAEVAAAAAAAGVPLHLDAVGAVGHVPVDFAASGAAMLSVASHKLGGPHGVGALLVRRDARLEALHHGGGQQRGLRSGTQDALGASLFALALEEAVAELATEAERHRRLTDRILAAVRPLPGVRVPAAEDRLPHIAHLVVEGEGGRAAQGEALQFLLDEAGFAVSNGSACSAGVARESHVVRACGLEGVAPLRLSLGRTTAEEDVDALIAVLPGAIARARALG is encoded by the coding sequence ATGCGGCTGTTCGATCACGCGGCGGCCACGCCCCTGCGCGTGTCGGTCCGCGAGGCGCTCGCGGCGGCCGAGCCGCTCGCGAACCCGTCGTCCACCCACCGCGCGGGGCAGCGCGCCCGTGCCGTGCTCGAGGACGCGCGCGAGCGCATCGCCGCGGCGCTCGGCGCGCATCCGACCGAGGTCGTGCTCACCTCCGGCGGCACCGAGTCGGCCAACCTCGCGCTCAAGGGCGCGTGGTGGGCCTCGGGGCCCGTCGGCGCCCGCGGCGCGCTCGTCGTGCCGGTCGGCGAGCACCACGCGACGCTCGACGCCGTCGAGTGGCTCGAGCGCGAGGGCGCCGAGGTGCGTCGCATCGGGGTGGACGCCCGCGCCGTCACCGACGCCGCGGCGCTCGCGGCGGCGCTGCCGGGCGCCGCCGTCGCGACGATGCTGTGGGCGTCGAACGAGCTGGGCTCGCTGCAGCCGGTGGCCGAGGTCGCCGCGGCGGCGGCCGCAGCCGGCGTGCCGCTGCACCTCGACGCGGTCGGCGCGGTGGGTCACGTGCCCGTCGACTTCGCCGCCAGCGGTGCAGCGATGCTCAGCGTCGCGAGCCACAAGCTCGGCGGCCCGCACGGGGTGGGCGCGCTGCTGGTGCGCCGAGACGCCCGCCTCGAGGCGCTGCACCACGGCGGCGGCCAGCAGCGGGGCCTGCGCTCGGGCACGCAGGACGCGCTGGGGGCGTCGCTCTTCGCGCTGGCGCTCGAGGAGGCCGTCGCCGAGCTCGCCACGGAGGCCGAGCGCCACCGCAGGCTCACCGACCGGATCCTCGCGGCGGTGCGGCCGCTGCCCGGCGTGCGCGTGCCGGCCGCCGAGGACCGCCTCCCGCACATCGCCCACCTCGTCGTCGAGGGGGAGGGCGGCAGGGCGGCGCAGGGCGAGGCGCTGCAGTTCCTGCTCGACGAGGCCGGCTTCGCCGTCTCGAACGGCTCGGCCTGCTCCGCGGGCGTCGCGCGCGAGTCGCACGTCGTGCGCGCGTGCGGGCTCGAGGGCGTCGCGCCGCTGCGGCTCTCGCTCGGCCGCACGACCGCCGAGGAGGACGTCGACGCGCTCATCGCCGTGCTTCCCGGAGCGATCGCGCGGGCGCGGGCGCTCGGCTGA
- the mnmA gene encoding tRNA 2-thiouridine(34) synthase MnmA — MKVLAAMSGGVDSAVAAARAVDAGHEVVGVHLALSRMPGTLRTGSRGCCTVEDAMDARRVADALGIPFYVWDFSERFADAVVQDFVDEYAAGRTPNPCLRCNERIKFEALLDRAVGLGFDAVVTGHYARVEQTPEGPQLHRAADWAKDQSYVLGVLTAEQLAHCWFPLASTPSKAEVRAEAEARGFLLAQKPDSHDICFIPDGDTRGFLAERIGSEPGEIVDREGAVVGSHEGVHGYTVGQRRGLALGVPSPDGRPRFVLEVKPSTRQLVVGPREALAVRTIAGSRVSHAGAPHPGLAEGLDVEVQIRAHADPVPARARMEGDELVVEAEAPLLGVATGQSAVLYVGTRVLGQCTIDRTVAADAAVPAG; from the coding sequence ATGAAGGTGCTCGCGGCGATGTCCGGAGGGGTGGACTCCGCGGTGGCTGCCGCGCGCGCCGTCGACGCGGGCCACGAGGTCGTCGGCGTGCACCTCGCGCTCAGCCGCATGCCCGGCACGCTCCGCACGGGCAGCCGTGGCTGCTGCACGGTGGAGGACGCCATGGACGCCCGCCGCGTGGCCGACGCGCTCGGCATCCCCTTCTACGTGTGGGACTTCTCGGAGCGCTTCGCGGACGCCGTCGTGCAGGACTTCGTCGACGAGTACGCCGCGGGCCGCACCCCCAACCCGTGCCTGCGCTGCAACGAGCGCATCAAGTTCGAGGCGCTCCTCGACCGTGCCGTCGGCCTCGGCTTCGACGCGGTGGTCACCGGCCACTACGCGCGCGTCGAGCAGACGCCCGAGGGGCCGCAGCTGCACCGCGCCGCAGACTGGGCGAAGGACCAGTCCTACGTGCTGGGCGTGCTCACGGCCGAGCAGCTCGCGCACTGCTGGTTCCCGCTCGCGAGCACGCCGTCGAAGGCCGAGGTGCGCGCCGAGGCCGAGGCGCGCGGCTTCCTGCTCGCGCAGAAGCCCGACAGCCACGACATCTGCTTCATCCCCGACGGCGACACGCGCGGCTTCCTCGCCGAGCGCATCGGCTCGGAGCCGGGCGAGATCGTCGACCGCGAGGGCGCAGTCGTCGGCAGCCACGAGGGCGTGCACGGCTACACGGTGGGTCAGCGGCGCGGGCTCGCGCTCGGCGTGCCCTCGCCCGACGGCCGCCCGCGCTTCGTGCTCGAGGTGAAGCCATCCACGAGGCAGCTGGTGGTCGGCCCGAGGGAGGCGCTCGCGGTGCGCACGATCGCGGGCTCGCGCGTCTCGCACGCCGGGGCGCCGCATCCGGGGCTCGCGGAGGGCCTCGACGTCGAGGTGCAGATCCGCGCGCACGCGGACCCCGTGCCGGCGAGGGCGCGCATGGAGGGCGACGAGCTCGTCGTCGAGGCCGAGGCCCCGCTCCTGGGCGTCGCGACGGGGCAGTCCGCGGTGCTGTACGTCGGCACGCGCGTGCTCGGGCAGTGCACGATCGACCGGACGGTCGCCGCCGACGCGGCGGTGCCGGCGGGCTGA
- a CDS encoding DUF4383 domain-containing protein, whose amino-acid sequence MSQSPNRIVATVFGAVYLLVGVLGLFVAGGNFVGQEGGLLLGIFQVNHLHNIAHLLIGAALLAAGLRSTPAAKGTNTTVGAVYLLLGILGFFIAGTAVNILALNTADHILHLASAIVLLGAGLALDKSSATARPAV is encoded by the coding sequence ATGTCCCAGTCCCCCAACCGCATCGTCGCCACGGTCTTCGGCGCCGTCTACCTGCTCGTCGGCGTCCTCGGCCTCTTCGTCGCCGGAGGCAACTTCGTCGGCCAGGAGGGCGGCCTGCTGCTCGGCATCTTCCAGGTGAACCACCTGCACAACATCGCGCACCTGCTCATCGGTGCCGCGCTGCTCGCCGCGGGCCTCCGCAGCACCCCCGCCGCGAAGGGCACCAACACCACCGTCGGCGCGGTCTACCTGCTCCTCGGCATCCTCGGCTTCTTCATCGCCGGCACCGCCGTCAACATCCTCGCGCTCAACACGGCCGACCACATCCTGCACCTCGCCTCGGCGATCGTGCTCCTGGGTGCCGGCCTCGCGCTCGACAAGAGCTCGGCGACCGCCCGCCCGGCGGTCTGA